Within Chelatococcus sp. HY11, the genomic segment GCCGCGCGCTTTTCGCCAACGGCACGATCCGCGACCGCACGGGCTTCGTCGAAGGCCGCCAGCAAGGAACGCGTTCGCCGGATGAACCCTGCGGGCACCACCAGCACCTCGCCCATCCCCGCCTGTAGCGCGAGCTCGGCATCGATGATCCGCAGTTCCCTCGCGCCGCGCCCCAGCGCCTCGGCGCGCTGGAGCGCCAAAGCCGCGTCGATCTCCGCTGTCACGGCCTGTTCGCGCAGGCGAGCGCTCTCATCGGCAGCATCGCGGACCTTCTTGACCTCGTCGACGCGCACTTCCTCGTCCCGCAGCCGCCGCTGGGCCTGGGACCGCTTGTCCACGGCGCGATAGAAGGCATGCGAGGCGTTGCGGCGATCCGGGTTGAAGATCTGCGCCGCGTTGCCCTTCATGCGATCGCGCAGGCTCGCGACCTGGCTGAGGCCGGGCGCCACCGCCAGCAGTGTTTCCGCCAGATCACCGCCGCCGGCGAGCAGCTTGCGCCCGCCCTCGCGTAGCCGCGCCTGATTGAGGCCGAAAATCTCCTCGAAAGCGCGCCGATCATAAGCGCCAAGAAAAGGCGCAAGGCCTTCGCCGGGGAGCACCGTATCGGTCTCAGGGTCAACCAATGTCTTGTCGCGCCGCTTCAACCGCGCGAACGACAATCGCTGGCCGTCGACGCCCTCCACGGTCGCCGACAATCGCATCAACTTGTATTCGTGGAGAAAATTGAAACGCGAACGTTCCTCTATACCGAACAGGACATCGGTGACGGCAGCGAGCGCTGTGGTCTTGCCGGCCTCATTCGCGCCTTGCACCACGACGACCCGCGCCGCGGGATCGAACTCCAGAACGCGATCCGTGAAGCGGCCATAGCGCTCCAGGCCCAACGACAACAGCTTCATGACGGCTCACCGTCATTGAGGGTGACGCCGCCGAGGCTTGCAAGAATCGTCTCTTCCGCCGCATTGATGGCGCGCGCGCCGATGGCCTGAGCTTCCTCGTCCGTCCAGCCGACAAGAGCTGCGGCATCGGAAGGCGCCTTCATGCGCAGATCCGCCAATGTCGTCGCGATTTCGGCCCGGAAGGCGGGGTCGGCGGCCGCGGCAGCCAGCACCTCCGCGAAATCGCCGAGCGCGGCGCGATCGGCCGCGTCCCGGGGACCGGTCGTCTCGATCCGGACTTTCTCGATCAGAATGTCCGGCCCGATCTCCCATGCCACAGCCTGCATGTCCTCGCTCACCTGATCGGCTTGCGCGTGAAGGGGAGCATGCAGCGGGGTTTGGCCGGAAAGCACGAGGCGCAACGCAAGCGGACGCCCGTCGGCGCGCTGTCGCGCGCGCGCGACAGCCTCACGCGCCGATGCCATGAACGCCGCCATGTCGGCGATGCCGTCGAGATCGATGGTCTCGCGATCAAAACGCGCGGCATCGAGCGTGAGCGCCTCGACGGCTGTGACACGCCCGTCGGTCACCGTGACAAGGGTCGCCCCCTTCTCGCCGGTCTCGCGGGCATGCCGGCCCTGGAGATTGCCTGGAAAGACAACAAAAGGATGCTCGAAGATAATCTCGCGTCTGTGGATATGGCCGAGCGCCCAATAGTCATAGCCCGCCTTCTGAAGATCCTCGATAGAACAGGGCGCGTACACATCGTGGCCGTCCCGGCCAGTCAGCGAGGTATGCAGTACACCGATGTTGAAATATCCGGCGAGAGCCGACGGATATGTCAGAGCAACGTTGTCTGGCACATGGCGGTGGGCGAATCCACGCCCATGCAGCGCAACGCGCAGAGGTTCGATTGTCGCCGTCGCAACAGAACGCACCGAGAACAAATAGACATTCGTGGGCAGGGGCAAATTCCGTGTGATGACCGAATCAGCATCGTGGTTGCCACGGATCAGAAACGCCGGAATATTCGCCTGCGCAAGCCGGCCCATCTGCCTGACGAAGAATTGACCGGTGGCATAGTCTCGCCAGTCGCCATCATAGATGTCGCCGGCAATAATAAGGAAGGCTACCCGTTCGGATATCGCGGCGGTGACTAGATTGTCCAGCGCCTGCCGCGACGCATCAACGAAGGCGCCAGCTAATTCCCCACGCCTTGAAAGTCCACGCAAGGGGCTGTCGAGGTGCAGATCGGCTGCATGGAGGAATTGAAAGGATGGCACTGACATGTTGTTATGATTAGGATTGTTTTGCGTCATTTTGCAATCTGCTGTCGCGTATCGTCGCAGGCACCTTCATTCTTGTAAGGCCCGCACCAATCTGATCACGATCAATGCATTTTGGCATAGGGGAGAAGAAAAAGCATTCTGGGGGCAAACTAATGTTTGAAATTTTCATAAAATCGGCGAAATAGTCCCTATATCCATCCGCAAGGACCACCCCTTAAATATCGAAGAGGATAGAACTTTGACCATGCCTACGGAGCAGACGGACACGAGCGATCTGGTGACGCTCTCCGCCGATGTCGTTTCGGCCTATGTTTCGAATAATCTCGTCCCGGCCGAGGAACTGCCGAAGTTGATCGGCGAGATTTATTCTGCGCTGATCGCGCTGAACGCGCCAGTCGCCGCCGCCAGCGAGCCAAAGCCTGAACCCGCGGTGCCGGTACGCAAGTCCATCACGCCAGATTTCATTATCTGCCTTGAGGACGGCAAGAAGTTCAAGTCGCTGAAGCGCCACCTCCAGGCCCACTACGGCCTGACGCCGGCTGAATACCGGCAGAAATGGGGTCTCCCCGCAGACTATCCGATGGTCGCTCCGAACTACGCCGCGACGCGCTCTGCGCTGGCGCGCGCCTCCGGCCTTGGCCAGATCCGTGGCGGCCGCGGCGCCGAGGCGGAAGTCGAGACGGTCGAGCCTGTCGTGGAAGCCGCTCCCAAGCGGACTTCGCGCAAGGCCAAGGCCGAGCCGGCAGTTGCTCCCGCTCCGGCCAAGCGTTCGCGGAAGACCAAGTCCGCTTCGTGAAGACCGGCGGTCTCGCCAGGATCAAAACCGGCTGCGCGATTGTCGGAGCCGGCCCCGCAGGTCTTATGCTGGGGCTTCTCTTGGCCAGAGCCGGGATTGACGTCATCGTCACGGAAAAGCACGGAGATTTTCTGCGTGATTTCCGTGGCGATACCATTCATCCTTCCACGCTGGAAGTGATGCATGAACTTGGCCTCCTCCAAGGCCTGCTAGCCTTGCCCCATACGAAAGCGGCCTCGCTTCACGCAGAGATCGATGGCAGCACTATCACGATCGCCGATTTCTCCCGCTTGCCGACGCAATGCCGCTTCATTGCCTTCATGCCGCAGTGGGAGTTTCTCAGCTATATCGCCTCGGAGGCTGCGAGGTTCAGCAATTTCCATCTCGTGATGAATGCCGAAGTGGAAGCATTGCGCGAGGTCGACGGCAAGGTCACCGGTATCCGCGCCAGAACACCGGACGGCGACCTTGAGATTTCGGCTGGACTCGTCATCGGTGCGGACGGACGAAACTCCCGCATACGCGAGTATGCGGGACTGGAAGTTGAGAATTTC encodes:
- a CDS encoding DNA repair exonuclease yields the protein MSVPSFQFLHAADLHLDSPLRGLSRRGELAGAFVDASRQALDNLVTAAISERVAFLIIAGDIYDGDWRDYATGQFFVRQMGRLAQANIPAFLIRGNHDADSVITRNLPLPTNVYLFSVRSVATATIEPLRVALHGRGFAHRHVPDNVALTYPSALAGYFNIGVLHTSLTGRDGHDVYAPCSIEDLQKAGYDYWALGHIHRREIIFEHPFVVFPGNLQGRHARETGEKGATLVTVTDGRVTAVEALTLDAARFDRETIDLDGIADMAAFMASAREAVARARQRADGRPLALRLVLSGQTPLHAPLHAQADQVSEDMQAVAWEIGPDILIEKVRIETTGPRDAADRAALGDFAEVLAAAAADPAFRAEIATTLADLRMKAPSDAAALVGWTDEEAQAIGARAINAAEETILASLGGVTLNDGEPS
- a CDS encoding MucR family transcriptional regulator, with amino-acid sequence MPTEQTDTSDLVTLSADVVSAYVSNNLVPAEELPKLIGEIYSALIALNAPVAAASEPKPEPAVPVRKSITPDFIICLEDGKKFKSLKRHLQAHYGLTPAEYRQKWGLPADYPMVAPNYAATRSALARASGLGQIRGGRGAEAEVETVEPVVEAAPKRTSRKAKAEPAVAPAPAKRSRKTKSAS